The following nucleotide sequence is from Nocardioides eburneiflavus.
AAGTCGACGACCTCGCGGCTGCTCACGGCCCTCGAGCGCTCCGGGCTCGTCGAGCGCGACCCGGCCGGGTCCTACGTCGCGGGACGGCTGTTCTGGCTCTACGCCGCGCGGCACGACCCGTGGGAGGAGCTGGTGCGCCTCGCCCGGCCCGTCATGGACGTGCTCGGGGCCGACACCGGCGAGACCGTGCACCTCAGCGTCACCCGTGGCGACCGCGTCGTGCAGGTCGCCCAGGTCGACTCGACCTTCCTGCTCGGCACCCGCGACTGGACCGACATCGAGGTGCCCGCCCACTGCTCGGCGCTCGGCAAGGCCCTCCTCGCGTGGGGCGCGCTCGACCTCCCCGAGGGCGAGCTCGAGCGGCCGACGCCGGCGACCCTTCCCGACCGCGAGGCCGTGCGCCGCGACGGGGAGCGCTCGCGCGAGCGGGGCTGGGCGCTGACCGAGGACGAGCTCGAGATCGGGCTGACCGGCATCGCCGTCCCCGTCTTCGGCATCCGCGGCGACGTCGTCGCCTCGCTCGGGATCTCCGGTCCCACCCCCCGGCTGGCGCAGCGGCTCGACGAGCTCGGTCACCGCCTGCTGGACCAGTCCGCCGCGCTGTCCTCCCTGCTGCGCGGTCCCGCCCGTCCGACACCCAGCCGCACCGCTCGCACCCAGGAGGTGGTCGCATGACCCCCGAGGAGATCCTGCAGGCCCTCTACGACGAGACGCTGGTGGGCAACGCACCACGCGTGCTCGACCTGACCAACGAGGGGCTCACCCTCGACATGGAGCCTCAGACACTGCTCTTCGACGCGCTCATCCCCTCCCTCGAGGAGGTCGGGGCCCGCTTCGAGCGCGGTGACTTCTTCGTCCCCGAGATGCTCATCGCCGGACGGGCCATGGCCGGCGCGATGGAACGGCTGCGGCCCCTCCTCGCCGAGACCGGCGTGGAGACCGTCGGGAAGTTCCTCATGGGCACGGTCAAGGGCGACGTCCACGACATCGGCAAGAACCTCGTCAACATCATGCTCGAGGGAGCCGGCTTCGAGGTGATCGACCTCGGGGTGCAGGTGGCACCGGAGAAGTTCGTCGCCGCCATCGAGGAGCACCAGCCCGACATCGTCGGCTTCTCGGCGTTCCTCACCACCACCATGCCGATGTTCAAGGCCAACATGAACGCCCTCGAGAAGGCCGGCATCCGCAACGACGTGATCGTGATGGTCGGTGGCGCGCCCGTCACCCAGGAGTACGCCGACGCGGTCGGCGCCGACGGCTACGCAGCCGACGCCTCCCAGACCGTCAAGCGCGCCAAGAGCCTGCTCGACACGAAGCGCGCCAAGGTCCCCGCATGAGTGCGGAGCCGCTGCGCACGATCCTGCGCTCCGCCTCGCGCGAGGTCGCCATCGGGCACGACACCCGCTTCACCCTCATCGGCGAGCGGATCAACCCGACCGGTCGCCGGATCTTCCAGGAGCAGCTGCGCGCGGGCGACTTCTCCGCCATCGAGCGCGACGTCAAGGCCCAGGTGGAGGGCGGCGCCGACGTCCTCGACGTCAACATGGGCGTCCCCCTGACCGACGAGCCCGAGCTGCTGGCCAAGGCCATCCAGATGGTGCAGGAGCTCACGGACCTCCCGATCTGCATCGACTCCTCGGTCGTCGAGGCGCTCGAGGCCGGGCTCTCGGTCTACCAGGG
It contains:
- a CDS encoding IclR family transcriptional regulator: MSEAATGTRALDRAADLVATVVHADEPLSFADLQDASGLAKSTTSRLLTALERSGLVERDPAGSYVAGRLFWLYAARHDPWEELVRLARPVMDVLGADTGETVHLSVTRGDRVVQVAQVDSTFLLGTRDWTDIEVPAHCSALGKALLAWGALDLPEGELERPTPATLPDREAVRRDGERSRERGWALTEDELEIGLTGIAVPVFGIRGDVVASLGISGPTPRLAQRLDELGHRLLDQSAALSSLLRGPARPTPSRTARTQEVVA
- a CDS encoding corrinoid protein yields the protein MTPEEILQALYDETLVGNAPRVLDLTNEGLTLDMEPQTLLFDALIPSLEEVGARFERGDFFVPEMLIAGRAMAGAMERLRPLLAETGVETVGKFLMGTVKGDVHDIGKNLVNIMLEGAGFEVIDLGVQVAPEKFVAAIEEHQPDIVGFSAFLTTTMPMFKANMNALEKAGIRNDVIVMVGGAPVTQEYADAVGADGYAADASQTVKRAKSLLDTKRAKVPA